The genomic stretch CCTATCTCATAATAGTCGCTATTGCTATTTTCATTTACACGATAAAGAACTTGATTATAGTTTGTCCCATCATCTGCATTAAACCATAATGAAGTTGAATCAGGATAACTTCCAATATCATTTTCACTTTCATTATCTAATTCGATATAATCTCCTCCATCAAATCTAAATGCTCCAGAACCATGTGGACCTCCAGTTGTTTGATGTGTTGGTCTCTCGCTTCCAGAACCTAGATTGTGCCCATTTGTATTTCCGGTAGAGTCCTCGGGGGAGGCATTTTCTTCAAAATGAAATTTCATGTTCAATGAATTATCATCTATCAAACTATCTGGAAATGGTGCACTAAAGTAAGTCAAACTTGCATTCCATACACCGGCGGGAATATTGATTGCCCCTCCATAATTTGTGAAAAACTCTGGGTTATCTGTTTCAACTGAAATTGACAATCCGTTAGAATCTGGATCTCCTGAAAACATCTGGTATTCACCATTAGGTGTAGCAGTAGTTTCTCCATGAAAAATTAAACGGTCTTTAATTGAAGGCGATATTAATTCATTAGATGATAAGGATGTTTGAGATTGTTGTGCAAGCAAAACGTCGTTAACTGTTACTGTTGTAGATGCAGTATTTTGTGGCAATCCATTTTCAAGTGAAGCAGTAAAAGTAATTGTATCTCCAAGAGTTCCTGAAATTTCATATGTCCATGTAAAATATGCAGTATCTCCTTTGCTTAAAGTAGAAATTTGATTTGGATCCATATCTGATATCAATGTGAAATCACCCGTTCCAGTTGTTTGAGGGGTTTTCATTGTTGGTTTGATGTTTAGAAGTGTGTCACTTTTTGTCATATTGTTTGTAACTGCTAACAATAGTGTAGTTCTAAATCCATCTGAAACCGTTTCAGGTAATGACATAAGTTTAAGATCTATGACTTCTTCATTAGGAGAGTTGATGGTAAATTCTTTTCCAAGTCCTCTCTGTGTTACTATTTTGATTGAATATGCTTGTGATTCTAGTGCCTGAAGTTCTAATTCTTGACCTATATTCATAATTGTCTCTTTAGGTGTTGATATTTTATTAAGTGTAAAATTTTGAAGTGGCCATGTTGAATCCGTTACATTATTTATCCAAAACCTAGTAAAATTTATTGGAATTTCTCCTGTGTTGTATATTGTTAAATTAAATTTTCCTGCATCAATTCTTGCATTTGTAATTTCAAAATCTTCTTTTGATTTGTCTTGAATTTCAATCATTTTAAAAACAACTTCGTCATTCACTTTTTCAATTAGATTCATACTATACGTAAAATATCCTGCAGTTGAGCTTAAAACGATTACAAGAAAGATCATCCCTATAACACTGCTTAAACCTCTACTTTTAATCATACTAACCTAATACTATATTACGATGTTAAAATATTATTTACTAAAATTTTATGTACTAATCTGTGTCTGGATTATGTTCCCTCTTTCAGTTGAACTTTGAATATCTAAAACACTAAATGATGAAAATGATGGATCATTTATAGGAACTACAATGCTTGAATTTGGTCTAATTTCTCCTTCTGAAATACTGTGAATTTTACTAAACCCTGAATTTTTTTCTGATATGGTTATTTTTTCAATATCTATTCCAATTTTTCCATTATTGGTAATTATCACAATAATTGTGTTACAAGGTGAATCGCTGCAATATACATATTCAAACGTCGCTGATTCATTTAGCTTGTTTGTATAGTCATCTACTGTTTTTGACATCTCAATTTGTTGCGTTGATAATGATGTTTGACTCCATACAACTCCTGCACTACCTAAAATACACACTGCTGACATCATTATGGCTGAAGTAACTATTGTTGCTAAACCTCTTCTTTTTTGAATGTGTTTGGATGTCATATTTTATTTCCCATTTTTGGGAATTTATTTTAAAGTCTGTTATTCTAATAACAAACTACTCTAATATGATATTATTATATGAGTTTATTAATAAATATTGAATTTTTTAAAAGATTTTTCAAAAACACTTAGAGCTTTTTCAATGTCCTTGTCTGATAACCATGCTGTAACTGAAACCCTTAATCTTGCCTTGTTTTTAGGAACAGTTGGATATCTTATTGGTTGAGCATATACTCCATTATTGAATAAAAATTTCCCAAATTCAAGTGCCTTTTTTTCATTACCAATAATAATCGGAATAATTTGTGTAGGGGATTTTATTTCATATCCTAATTGTTTAAGGCCTCTTATCAGCATTTTTCTGTTTTCTTCTAATTTTTTTTGTTGTTTGCATCTGTTAGTTTGGAATCTTTTGTATGAATAATCTATTAAAAATGATGGAAGTGCAGATGTGTAGATAAAAGATTTTGATTTGTTAATGCACAAATCAACAATATTGTTTTGAGATGCAATATATCCTCCAAATGATCCTAATCCTTTACTTAAACTACTGATATACAAATCAATTTTTTTTGAAACATTAAAGTGATCTGGAGTTCCTTTCCCGTCTTTACCTAGTACAAAATCCCCATGTGCATCATCTACAATTGTGATTGCGTCAGATTTTTCAGAAATTTCTGTCATTTCTTTTAATGATGAAATATCTCCATCCATACTGAAAACACCTTCAGTAATCACAAACTTGTTTTTTCCTTTCTGTTTTATTTTATTCTTCAAATCCTCCATGTCATTGTGTTTGTAAATTGAAACTTTTGCATCTGTCAGCTTACATGATTCAATTATGCTTGCATGATTTAATTCGTCACTAAATATGATGTCTCCTTTTTTTGCAATAGCTGAAATTGCTCCCAAATTTGCCATGTATCCTGTCGGAAAAATCAAACTATTTTGTTGTGATTTGTGTTTTGCAAGTCTTTCTTCTAATTTCTTATATTCTTCATCATTTCCTGAAACTAACCTTGAACTTGATTGTAATTGTTTAATGTGAATTTTAGTTGTAGGAATTCCTAAATAATCATTTGAACATAAATTAAGCAATTTTTTGTTATTGATTGTTATTTGCGAACCATGATTTGTCACATATCGTAATTTCCTGTATAGGTTTTTTTTCTTTAATTCTTCTAATTCCAAATCTATGAAATTTAGTTTATGTTTGGAGGCCAATTTTTTCTATCAATTTTCTATCTTTTTCAGCCTTATTTCCACCCATTGTTAGGTATCCTTCAGTGATAATCCCATTTGCCCCGCTCTGAAGAAGTTCTTCTCCTGAATCTCCCAATTTTGATTCTCTACCTCCAGAAATTTTGATAACTGATTCTGGAAGTAGAAATCTAATTACTGAAAACATCCTTACTATTTCGGAATTTGGAAGATCTGTTTGTAATTCTAAAGGCGTTCCTGGCATTGGAACAAGTATGTTTATGGTTACTTCTTCTGGAAATAACCTTCCTAGTTCTATTGCGAGCTCTAATCTTTGTTCTCTAGTTTCTCCTAATCCAATAATTCCACCAGTACATAATTCTAAACCGGCGTCTCTTGCTATTGCTAATGTTTTCAATCTGTCTTCATATGTATGAGTTGTACAAATTTCAGAAAATTTTGATTTTGCTGTTTCTAAATTATGATTATATCTTTTTACATTAAGTTCTTTTAATTTCTCTGCTTGTTTTGTTGTTAAAAATCCTAAACTACACTCTACACTAATTCCAACTTTGTCATTAATTTCTGTAATGATTTTACATACTTTTTCAAAATCTTTAGGTGATGGCTCTCTCCACGCTGCCACAAGACAATATGATTCTGCACCATCTTCTTTAGCTTTTTGTGCTTTTGAAACTACATCTTCTGGTGATGGTAATTGGTATGTTTCTATACCTGTATCAAAAAATGCTGATTGTCCGCAAAATGTACAGTCTTCACTACATGCATTTTTTTTAATATTGTTTAATTGTTCTACATCTACTTTTTTACCATTAAAATCCTGTGTAATTTCATTTGCAGATTTTGCTAATTCACTTAAAAACTCTTCAGGAATATTCAATAATTTTTTTGCATCCTCAGAGGATATTCCTATACCTGAAAAAACTTTTTCTTTACATTCTTTAATAATTTCTAGAGAATTCATACTATTTTTACGAAATATTCTATTTATAACAATAATGGATAGGTTAACCTTCTCTCAAGCAGGGGGTTAACAGTCAAATTATTTTTGGTATCGTGGCCTTGATTGTTTGGATTGTTCTGTTTAGGAGTAATTCTAGTTCATTTTCCGATATTGCCAAAGGGGGAACAAGCATGACTATGTTGCCTAATGTGCGGAGATAGATACCTTGTTTTCTTCCTTCTTCAAAGAATATCTTGTTAATGGATTTTTTAGGATGAATTGGCGTCTTTCTGTCTTTATTTGTAACTAGTTCTATTCCCATTAACATTCCTTTATGCCTAATATCTCCTACAACACCTATTTCAGAAATTTCTTGATAGAATTCCTCAAAAACCTTGGATGTTTTTTGTATTTTTTTAATGAGTTTATTTCTTTGATACATTTTGATATTTTGATTCGCGATTGCAGCTGCAATAGGATTACCTGTATATGTATGTCCGTGAAAGAGATGCTTCCAATCATTGAAATCTCCCAAAAATGAATCATATACTTTTTTGGATGTTAAGGTTGCAGCCATTGTTAGATATCCACCAGTTAACATTTTTCCATATGCTACAATATCTGGAATGCTTTTTTGTTCTTCATATTGTATCATTGATCCCAATCTTCCAAACCCCGTTGCTATTTCATCTAAAACAAACAACACATGATATTTTTTGCATAATTGACTAATCTTCTTTTGAAAATCTTTTGGATAAATGATCACTCCTCCAGCTACCTGTGCCCCACTTTCCATGATGAATGCTGCAATGTCATTATTTTTTGAAAATCTTTTTTCAATTTTATCTAAACAATAATTCTGATAATCTAAAAATGTAAATCCTTTTGGAATTCTGTATTTATTAGGAACTGAAAACTGTACTGTTGAGAATAATTGTTTTCTGAATTTTCCAAAAAATTCTGGAACATACCCTACAGACATTGCACCAAATGTGTCGCCATGATACCCGTTTTCAACTGTCGCAATCTTTGTCTTATTTTTCTCTCCTATATTTTTCCAATACTGTAATGCAATTTTTATTGCAATTTCCATTGCTGATGAACCATTATCAGAATAAAACACTCTGTGCATCCCAGGGGAAATTTTTACTAGACTTTCTCCAAGGCTTTCTGCAGGTTCATTTGTTAAATTAAACATTGAGGAGTGTTGGAGTTTTTTACTTTGATTTATGATGGCTTTGACTAGTTCTGGATTTGAATGCCCCCAAACATTACACCACATAGATGCTACTGCATCTATCATTTTCTTTCCTTTTGAATCTGTTAACCATACTCCTTTAGCACTTTTTATCTCTCCAAATGAGTCCCATTCTTTCATCTGGGTGTTTGGATACCATACAAAACTAGACTTTTTCAAGTAGTATCTGTAACTCCAATGTTCTTAATAATCAAACGATAAGATTAATCAGTAATCTCTTCTCACATTTCTTGTTGAAGTCGTTATTTGTTACAGGAACTGATACTGATGTTGGTAAAACCTACATTACTGCAGGATTGGCTATCACTTTGCGTAAAATGGGGATGGATGTTGGGGTGATGAAACCTTTTGCTGCAGGCACTGCCCAGAAAAAAGGCTACAAATCTGAAGATGTGGAAATTTTATCTAATTCTGCACAAGTAAAGGATTCTGAAAATTTGATAAATCCTCAATTTTTTCCAATACCTGCTTCACCATATACTGCATGGAAAACTTTGAAAACTAAACCCAATCTAAATTTGATAATATCTAATTTCAAAAAATTATCAAAACTTCATGAGATGATGCTGGTTGAAGGTATGGGTGGAATAATGACCCCTATCCTCAAAAACTATTTTGTAACTGATCTGATAAAAGCAATGAAACTTCCTGTAGTTATTGTTACACGAACCAAAGTTGGAACTGTTAATCACACTATAATGACTGTAAAGATGTGCGAAAAATACAAAATTCCAATTAAAGGAATAATAATAAATGATTTTGACTCTAATGGTTACAAAATAAATGAACTTTCTCGCGACTTGAAGAATTTAACTAATATTCCGATTTTAGGTTCAATTCCTTTTATCAAAGATATGAGTGATTCATCCATGTACAAAATTTTTAAGAAAAATCTTGACCTGAAATTAATTTTAAAGTGAATGAAATGACATTAAAAAATTATATTTTTAAAAACTTGTGGCTCCAAGTTGTAATATCTCTAATGATTGGTCTCCCTGTTGGGTTGATTTTAGGATATGATCTAGGGATGGGACTAAATGATGATAGTCTCAGTTTTATTACTTCTTATCTCTCGATTCCTGCCAACATTTTTCTGAGTCTTATTTACATGATAATAGTTCCGTTAATCTTTTCTTCAATTGTTGTAGCAATTACATCGTTAGGTACTACCAACAAACTAAAAACTCTGGGATTGGGTGTTGGAGCTTATTTTGTAATGACTACAATAATTGCAATTCTTGTGGCTGTATTTCTTGTGTCTGTGATATCTCCTGGAACTGTCATCGACTTTTCTTCACTAAAGGAATCGTATGATCTTTCAGATGCCGAT from Nitrosopumilus sp. encodes the following:
- a CDS encoding LamG domain-containing protein gives rise to the protein MIKSRGLSSVIGMIFLVIVLSSTAGYFTYSMNLIEKVNDEVVFKMIEIQDKSKEDFEITNARIDAGKFNLTIYNTGEIPINFTRFWINNVTDSTWPLQNFTLNKISTPKETIMNIGQELELQALESQAYSIKIVTQRGLGKEFTINSPNEEVIDLKLMSLPETVSDGFRTTLLLAVTNNMTKSDTLLNIKPTMKTPQTTGTGDFTLISDMDPNQISTLSKGDTAYFTWTYEISGTLGDTITFTASLENGLPQNTASTTVTVNDVLLAQQSQTSLSSNELISPSIKDRLIFHGETTATPNGEYQMFSGDPDSNGLSISVETDNPEFFTNYGGAINIPAGVWNASLTYFSAPFPDSLIDDNSLNMKFHFEENASPEDSTGNTNGHNLGSGSERPTHQTTGGPHGSGAFRFDGGDYIELDNESENDIGSYPDSTSLWFNADDGTNYNQVLYRVNENSNSDYYEIGIDVDDDVYFTFRTSSGGTPTTCESSGFDYENGNWQHLVAVRPGTHQCELYINATSIDVSSIGSGGSQVNTDENFIGAEDSNPNEGFVGSIDDLLHWDNHALSSTEVTDLYNTNYGNSAHVVTFFMNKTNSAGIVQSNIVTNSSYPLKFLDGKENDEFLNSFNYTTSIVSWTNFTNSERLVLDMEFIGGLDMDMRIDDVSLSGYPESSYLQYPSVAESFQSYVTIDADQTSTLSISNGGPNTAWITYEGTRLTFEDISSSNTYAAMILQANSTDVNSVQDSIAFPVGEIIELTFSTPKNPPATTGSTGQIPIGSYNMKMQISGYDIDGKSISRTIEFGTVSVT
- a CDS encoding aminotransferase class I/II-fold pyridoxal phosphate-dependent enzyme, with product MASKHKLNFIDLELEELKKKNLYRKLRYVTNHGSQITINNKKLLNLCSNDYLGIPTTKIHIKQLQSSSRLVSGNDEEYKKLEERLAKHKSQQNSLIFPTGYMANLGAISAIAKKGDIIFSDELNHASIIESCKLTDAKVSIYKHNDMEDLKNKIKQKGKNKFVITEGVFSMDGDISSLKEMTEISEKSDAITIVDDAHGDFVLGKDGKGTPDHFNVSKKIDLYISSLSKGLGSFGGYIASQNNIVDLCINKSKSFIYTSALPSFLIDYSYKRFQTNRCKQQKKLEENRKMLIRGLKQLGYEIKSPTQIIPIIIGNEKKALEFGKFLFNNGVYAQPIRYPTVPKNKARLRVSVTAWLSDKDIEKALSVFEKSFKKFNIY
- the bioB gene encoding biotin synthase BioB, with amino-acid sequence MNSLEIIKECKEKVFSGIGISSEDAKKLLNIPEEFLSELAKSANEITQDFNGKKVDVEQLNNIKKNACSEDCTFCGQSAFFDTGIETYQLPSPEDVVSKAQKAKEDGAESYCLVAAWREPSPKDFEKVCKIITEINDKVGISVECSLGFLTTKQAEKLKELNVKRYNHNLETAKSKFSEICTTHTYEDRLKTLAIARDAGLELCTGGIIGLGETREQRLELAIELGRLFPEEVTINILVPMPGTPLELQTDLPNSEIVRMFSVIRFLLPESVIKISGGRESKLGDSGEELLQSGANGIITEGYLTMGGNKAEKDRKLIEKIGLQT
- the bioA gene encoding adenosylmethionine--8-amino-7-oxononanoate transaminase, with translation MKKSSFVWYPNTQMKEWDSFGEIKSAKGVWLTDSKGKKMIDAVASMWCNVWGHSNPELVKAIINQSKKLQHSSMFNLTNEPAESLGESLVKISPGMHRVFYSDNGSSAMEIAIKIALQYWKNIGEKNKTKIATVENGYHGDTFGAMSVGYVPEFFGKFRKQLFSTVQFSVPNKYRIPKGFTFLDYQNYCLDKIEKRFSKNNDIAAFIMESGAQVAGGVIIYPKDFQKKISQLCKKYHVLFVLDEIATGFGRLGSMIQYEEQKSIPDIVAYGKMLTGGYLTMAATLTSKKVYDSFLGDFNDWKHLFHGHTYTGNPIAAAIANQNIKMYQRNKLIKKIQKTSKVFEEFYQEISEIGVVGDIRHKGMLMGIELVTNKDRKTPIHPKKSINKIFFEEGRKQGIYLRTLGNIVMLVPPLAISENELELLLNRTIQTIKATIPKII
- the bioD gene encoding dethiobiotin synthase; its protein translation is MKSLFVTGTDTDVGKTYITAGLAITLRKMGMDVGVMKPFAAGTAQKKGYKSEDVEILSNSAQVKDSENLINPQFFPIPASPYTAWKTLKTKPNLNLIISNFKKLSKLHEMMLVEGMGGIMTPILKNYFVTDLIKAMKLPVVIVTRTKVGTVNHTIMTVKMCEKYKIPIKGIIINDFDSNGYKINELSRDLKNLTNIPILGSIPFIKDMSDSSMYKIFKKNLDLKLILK